The following proteins are co-located in the Cutaneotrichosporon cavernicola HIS019 DNA, chromosome: 3 genome:
- a CDS encoding uncharacterized protein (NAD(P)-binding Rossmann-like domain) translates to MVAEPTIIREGHPIRECRPYKVIFIGAGLLGIHFAARIQQYGPGIEAVVYERNPDVGGTWYNNTYPGVACDVPSHGYTLTWCPWGGWRRFQAPGEDCQRYALFAASKTNIRDITRFNTRVLSAKWDENAAEWTVELEDVNTGEKWTDSAPVLINGSGVLSKPKLPNLPGMEKFKGRQFHSAKWNKTPTSELKGMKVALVGAGSTSLQILPEIQKEAAHVDQYIRSETWVVTPFGADVRASFWGLDPVQAFTSDDESFSNPPYSEEHKDKLTNDSAFMHKHRKDILDSTNKMFANGLTEIDSEMRKQGEAMYVEMTKAKLVKRPDLLDLFLPKWSIGCRRLTPAVGYFNAITSDNVDAVRTSVVSVDETGLTGADGKHREYDCIIWSTGFDTSFYPSFSVTGRNGSQLYPVEARAYLTAHAENMPNYFTIGGPGLMSFNGDYLGGLEKILDHILRFVFKLQRERYQSVCVKTQNVIDFTAYIDEYLTRTVHGQNCSSWYKDGSRDGKVRAIWCGTSLHLYDALQQPCWEEFDWERYPHEQAGAARFNWLGNGRTRAELANGDFTWYIPEVNAGNIQVPTASDQTPLHDLYSF, encoded by the exons ATGGTAGCTGAACCCACGATTATCCGCGAAGGCCACCCCATCCGCGAGTGCCGCCCGTACAAGGTCATCTTCATCGGCGCAGGCCTACTCGGCATC CACTTTGCCGCCCGTATCCAGCAGTACGGTCCCGGTATCGAGGCCGTGGTGTATGAACGTAACCCCGATGTCGGCGGGACTTGGTACAACAACACGTATCCTGGTGTTGCCTGCGATGTCCCTAGCCACGGGTACACGCTGACCTGGTGTCCTTGGGGCGGGTGGCGCCGCTTCCAGGCCCCAGGTGAGGATTGCCAGCGATACGCCCTGTTCGCTGCGTCCAAGACCAACATCCGCGACATTACGCGGTTCAACACCCGTGTCCTCAGTGCAAAGTGGGACGAGAATGCCGCCGAGTGGAccgtcgagcttgaggacgTCAACACTGGCGAGAAATGGACCGATTCCGCCCCGGTCCTCATTAACGGCTCGGGCGTGTTGTCCAAGCCCAAATTACCCAACCTTCCCGGTATGGAGAAATTCAAGGGCCGCCAGTTCCACAGTGCCAAGTGGAACAagacgccgacgtcggaACTCAAGGGCATGAAAGTTGCGCTTGTTGGCGCGGGAAGCACATCGCTCCAAATCCTTCCCGAAAtccagaaggaggccgcACATGTCGACCAGTATATCCGGTCCGAGACCTGGGTCGTCACTCCCTTCGGTGCGGATGTCCGCGCCTCGTTCTGGGGCCTCGACCCCGTTCAAGCATTCACGTCGGATGACGAGTCGTTCTCCAACCCTCCGTACTCGGAGGAAcacaaggacaagctcaCTAACGACTCGGCGTTCATGCATAAACACCGTAAAGATATTCTCGACTCGACGAACAAGATGTTCGCCAATGGACTTACGGAGATCGACTCGGAGATGCGCAAGCAGGGCGAGGCCATGTATGTCGAGATgaccaaggccaagctcgtcaaACGCCCTgacctgctcgacctcttcctccccaagTGGAGCATTGGATGCCGTCGTCTCACCCCCGCCGTGGGCTACTTCAACGCCATCACGTCGgacaacgtcgacgccgtACGCACGAGTGTTGTAAGCGTCGACGAAACCGGCCTCACGGGTGCAGACGGAAAGCACCGCGAGTACGACTGCATCATCTGGTCGACAGGCTTCGACACGTCCTTCTACCCCTCCTTCAGCGTGACTGGTCGTAACGGCTCCCAGCTGTATCCAGTTGAGGCGCGCGCATACCTCACTGCCCACGCCGAGAACATGCCCAACTACTTCACCATCGGTGGACCCGGTTTGATGAGTTTCAACGGCGACTACCTCGGTGGTCTGGAGAAGATCCTCGACCATATCCTTCGTTTCGTCTTCAAACTCCAGCGCGAGCGATACCAGAGCGTCTGTGTCAAGACCCAGAACGTCATCGACTTCACCGCCTACATCGACGAATACCTCACCCGGACAGTACATGGCCAGAACTGTTCCAGCTGGTACAAGGATGGGTCCAGGGACGGCAAGGTGCGCGCAATCTGGTGCGGCACCAGCTTGCACCTGTACGATGCACTGCAGCAGCCATGCTGGGAGGAGTTTGACTGGGAGCGATACCCGCACGAGCAGGCTGGTGCCGCACGCTTCAACTGGCTCGGCAACGGACGCACCCGTGCCGAACTGGCTAATGGCGACTTTACATGGTACATCCCCGAGGTTAACGCCGGCAACATCCAGGTGCCGACTGCCAGCGACCAGACGCCCCTCCACGACCTGTACAGTTTCTAG
- a CDS encoding uncharacterized protein (Putative cyclase), translated as MSVPLPTFDELKTHTPQYNAWNDYPNEELGRLNLITPDSIKRGRDAIKHGIAVNLNLPLSTFPSLNPVVRPMVEHEVVYRGHCLDDRVSFNTQCSTQWDGFNHFPYKNYPKEGEYTYYGGQTTEIARDKSIKKYGIQNYAEHPITGRAHLLDVPRHLAATGQPALTPLQRCGITLDMLKDTAKAQGCEFAQGDILIVRTGLTEAMLSLGEQEYKDMLAAQKGWVGVEANEDVWRWHWDSGFSAVATDTFGYEVYPFVPGQLTCHEVFLAGWGLPIGELFDLRKLAKICEEKKQWTFFFSSMPLNLDGGIASPPNAQAIL; from the exons ATGTCCGTCCCCCTGCCGACCtttgacgagctcaagaccCACACCCCGCAGTACAACGCGTGGAACGACTACCCTAACGAGGAGCTGGgccgcctcaacctcatcaCCCCCGACAGCATCAAGCGCGGCCGTGACGCCATCAAGCACGGTATCGCCGTAAACCTCAA CTTGCCGCTCTCGACGTTCCCGTCGCTTAACCCCGTCGTCCGGCCTATGGTCGAGCATGAGGT CGTGTACCGCGGACACTgcctcgacgaccgcgtGAGCTTCAACACTCAGTGCTCGACGCAGTGGGACGGCTTCAACCACTTCCCGTACAAGAACTACcccaaggagggcgagtacACCTACTACGGTGGGCAGACGACCGAGATTGCGCGTGACAAGAGCATCAAGAAGTACGGAATCCAGA actACGCCGAGCACCCAATCACCGGCCGcgcccacctcctcgacgttcCCCGCCACCTCGCAGCCACCGGCCAGCCCGCCCTCACCCCCCTCCAGCGCTGCGGCATCACCCTCGACATGCTCAAGGACACCGCCAAGGCGCAGGGCTGTGAATTCGCCCAAGGCGACATCCTAATTGTCCGCACGGGTCTCACTGAAGCAATGCTGTCTCTCGGAGAACAGGAGTACAAGGACATGTTGGCCGCCCAGAAGGGGTGGGTCGGCGTTGAGGCCAACGAGGACGTCTGGCGTTGGCACTGGGACTCGGGTTTCTCCGCCGTCGCAACAGACACTTTCGGATACGAAGTCTACCCCTTCGTTCCGGGACAGCTTACTTGCCACGAAGTGTTTTTGGCCGGGTGGGGACTGCCTATTGGCGAGTTGTTTGATTTACGCAAGTTGGCCAAGATCTGCGAGGAGAAGAAACAGTGgaccttcttcttctccagTATGCCACTTAACCTCGATGGAGGGATTgcgtcgccgcccaacGCACAGGCCATTCTTTAG
- a CDS encoding uncharacterized protein (Long-chain-fatty-acid--CoA ligase) — MPAVIPTTSAAKRTVAECDAIMTAPGSPLEMIDTIIDGQKHKAWKHNPQTYRDYLTPLFMGWKDRVFLSSPLPEPAEYDDREHVTYGQVYGRAVQSAAWLRSKGVGYGDRVAVGGGNSTGWVVSWLAILLIGASPVLLNATLTDDAQVHCLGVCTPKLVLVDSKMAQQLAHLTVKLRAKNVGPVWCWSSAAHLDNVRDNVSEIRDVSAQLVNDVLQGRGGGVEQLDGDSDGIIFFTSGTTGYPKAVLSTQRAQLHVVLSGLVPHVRALLRAGGNLADLAMPTEQSTTLLSIPLFHASGCLSTLIAAIKAGGKLVFQRRWSVPDAIKLILAEKVGTIGGVPAIATAILQSPLLPKTHQFASVGYGGAPPAKRLASDLNSRFPNAVVGQGWGMTETNAPHCNVNGQDYLERPTSIGPVLPICQIKIVDPETRKELPQGQAGIILARGPNIMKGYLNNPQATAEVLQNGWMDTGDVGLIDPDGFVHLSDRHKDIIIRGGENIASLEVENAVAQDDRVAEVAAVSVPDDVLGELVGVAVSLAPGAEATEASIIHNVIPHLRYPARPVIALVLADPLPRNANGKIVKADVRKLVRAAYAEKAPRAKL, encoded by the exons ATGCCGGCCGTCATCCCCACTACCTCGGCGGCGAAACGCACAGTCGCCGAGT GCGACGCAATCATGACTGCACCTGGCTCACCATTGGAGATGATAGACACGATCATTGACGGCCAGAAACACAAGGCGTGGAAACAC AACCCTCAAACTTATCGTGACTACCTGACCCCACTGTTCATGGGGTGGAAGGACCGGGTGTTCCTCTCATCGCCCCTCCCCGAGCCCGCCGAATACGACGACCGTGAACACGTCACGTACGGCCAAGTGTACGGCCGTGCAGTGCAGTCCGCGGCGTGGCTCCGTTCAAAAGGCGTAGGGTATGGCGACCGAGTTGCGGTTGGTGGTGGGAACAGTACGGGCTGGGTTGTGTCGTGGCTCGCCATACTACTTATCGGCGCCTCGCCAGTGCTTCTCAACGCTACTCT AACCGACGACGCACAGGTTCACTGCTTGGGTGTGTGTACGCCcaagctcgtgctcgtcgatTCCAAGATGGCTCAGCAGTTGGCGCACCTCACAGTTAAGCTTAGGGCCAAAAATGTCGGCCCGGTCTGGTGCTGGTCGTCCGCCGCGCACCTGGACAATGTGCGCGATAACGTCAGTGAGATCCGAGACGTCTCGGCCCAACTCGTCAATGACGTCCTCCAAGGTCGTGGTGGAGGCGTCGAACAACTTGACGGCGATAGTGACGGCATCATCTTCTTCACTTCTGG AACAACAGGATACCCCAAGGCTGTGCTCTCGACCCAGCGCGCACAGCTACACGTCGTTCTCTCCGGTCTCGTCCCGCATGTtcgcgccctcctccgtGCGGGAGGAAATCTGGCTGATCTGGCAATGCCGACCGAGCAGTCTACAAcactcctctccatccccctcTTCCACGCCAGTGGTTGCCTCTCGACCCTCATCGCAGCCATCAAAGCCGGAGGCAAGCTCGTTTTCCAGCGCCGCTGGAGCGTCCCTGATGCTAtcaagctcatcctcgccgagaaAGTCGGCACGATCGGTGGTGTGCCCGCCATCGCAACCGCCATCCTCCAAtctcccctccttcccaaAACCCACCAGTTCGCATCAGTAGGTTATGGCGGTGCGCCGCCCGCCAAGCGCCTGGCCAGCGACTTGAATTCACGTTTTCCCAACGCAGTGGTTGGCCAGGGATGGGGAATGACCGAGACGAATGCGCCCCACTGCAATGTCAACGGACAAGACTATCTCGAACGGCCAACGAGTATTGGCCCCGTACTTCCCATCTGCCAAATCAAAATTGTCGACCCCGAAACGCGCAAAGAACTTCCTCAAGGACAGGCCGGCATCATCCTAGCTCGAGGGCCAAACATCATGAAGGGATACCTCAACAATCCCCAAGCCACGGCCGAGGTCCTGCAAAACGGGTGGATGGACACGGGCGATGTGGGTCTGATTGATCCAGACGGCTTCGTCCACCTCTCCGACCGGCACAAGGACATCATCATTCGCGGTGGTGAGAAT ATCGCGTCGTTGGAAGTCGAGAATGCCGTGGCGCAGGACGACCGCGTCGCTGAAGTCGCGGCCGTGTCTGTTCCCGACGACGTgctgggcgagctggtcggTGTCGCCGTCTCCCTTGCTcccggcgccgaggcgaccGAGGCCAGCATTATACACAACGTCATCCCGCACCTGCGATACCCTGCGCGACccgtcatcgccctcgtcctcgccgacccaCTTC CGCGCAACGCAAACGGCAAgatcgtcaaggccgaTGTGCGCAAGCTCGTGCGTGCGGCGTACGCGGAGAAGGCACCGAGGGCGAAGCTGTAG
- a CDS encoding uncharacterized protein (MaoC like domain), which translates to MTNTGGAGFEYPPQPLVWLKRDALLFANSIGATADELHFLYELHPNFQLFPTYATILPFKKTSPEVTDFYAAKESVPVPGLPPLDVRRVLDGQRHLKFLKPLPPTSEGRKFELRTKITGVWDKGKPGTVMDTRSNVVDAETGEVYVEIHGSAFYVGQGGWGGSKGPASVNYPPPKGKTPDATFSDQTSAMTPILYRLNGDYNPLHIDPVLGEKMNFGGVIIHGLYSWNATAHGLLKTLGGSNPANLKEYQCRFASPVKPGDKLTTSMWRTGQPDSNGFEEVVFEVKNQNGKVVLSNGRAIMKVVSGDKAKL; encoded by the exons ATGACCAACACTGGTGGCGCCGGCTTCGAATATCCCCCTCAGCCTCTTGTGTGGCTGAAGCGCGATGCGCTCCTCTTCGCCAACTCGATCGGTGCGActgccgacgagctccaCTTCCTCTAC GAGTTGCACCCCAACTTCCAGCTGTTCCCAACCTACGCTACTATCCTTC CGTTCAAGAAGACCTCTCCCGAAGTCACCGACTTCTACGCCGCCAAGGAGTCTGTGCCTGTGCCCggcctccctcctctcgaCGTCCGCCgtgtcctcgacggccagCGTCACCTCAAGTTCCTCAAACCTCTCCCGCCCACCTCTGAGGGCCGCAAGTTTGAGCTGCGGACCAAAATCACCGGCGTGTGGGACAAGGGAAAGCCCGGCACGGTCATGGACACGCGGTccaacgtcgtcgacgccgagaccgGCGAAGTGTATGTCGAGATCCACGGGTCCGCATTCTATGTTGGCCAGGGTGGCTGGGGCGGCTCCAAGGGCCCCGCGTCGGTCAATTACCCCCCGCCAAAGGGTAAGACGCCAGACGCGACCTTCTCGGACCAAACCAGCGCCATGACGCCGATCCTGTACCGCCTCAATGGCGACTACAACCCGCTCCACATTGACCCTGTCCTAGGCGAGAAGATG AACTTTGGCGGTGTCATCATCCACGGATTGTATTCGTGGAACGCTACCGCTCATGGCCTCCTCAAGACCTTGGGCGGTAGCAACCCCGCCAACCTCAAGGAGTACCAGTGCCGCTTTGCGTCGCCTGTCAAGCCGGGTGACAAGCTCACCACGTCAATGTGGCGTACGGGCCAGCCCGACTCGAATGGGttcgaggaggtcgtcttcgaggtcaagaaccagaacggcaaggtcgtgcTCTCGAACGGTCGCGCTATCATGAAGGTTGTCAGCGGtgacaaggccaagctctaA
- a CDS encoding uncharacterized protein (Flavin-binding monooxygenase-like): MTVEHIPVPEAVPEQTKPAEGVTDEDRAALRTRYLEERDKRIRADGTQQYKDLKGILKLSDDKDPYTEVKPREPLSDHVDFLFLGGGFAALTVCARLKEAGFNNMRILDSGGNFGGVWYWNRFPGAMCDTAAMVYLPLLEEVGTRPSAKYVRGPEILAHAQRIAKHYGLYEHALFSTHLESLTWEEEGQQWRVKTKEGDNFTATHVAMGTGPLNKPHLPGVEGLEKFKRPAMHTARWDFEVTGGGWNDEVMDKLKDKRVGIIGTGATAVQCIPQLGRDSGELFVFQRTASAVAVRGNHEIDPEWFANLEKGWQAKWLSNFVTLMSTGIADVDHVHDGWTDSVKRITGRMIQEAVKNGKNPAEMGFADYIKAYHLSDDEYTTAVRARTDEIVKDKKTADGLKAWYRQYCKRPCFHDEYLETFNRPTVHLVDTDGQGVERIDETGVWANGKHYELDVLVYATGFEFSSSYTKRSALEVYGRNGLALSDAWGEGMKSYQGMHVRDFPNLFIVGIFQGASLISNVTSNFTDAGLTIAAMLKKEKELGTKVIETSVQAQDDWVKLILSNTNKITGGPECTPGYYNNEGHEEGEKERLDGGRYPHGSHKYFAYIDDWRTNGRFEGIEFDGQEVAVAA, encoded by the exons ATGACTGTCGAGCATATCCCCGTCCCAGAGGCCGTCCCGGAACAGACCAAGCccgccgagggcgtcaccgacgaggaccgTGCCGCCCTCCGCACCAGGTACCTCGAAGAGCGCGACAAGCGTAtccgcgccgacggcacGCAGCAGTACAAGGATCTCAAGGGCATCCTCAAGCTGtccgacgacaaggacccGTACACCGAGGTCAAGCCGCGCGAGCCGCTGTCCGACCATGTCGACTTCCTGTTCTTGGGTGGCGGGTTTGCCGCGCTCACCGTGTGTGCGCGTCTCAAGGAAGCCGGATTCAACAACATGCGTATCCTTGATTCGGGAGGCAACTTTGGAGGAGTATG GTACTGGAACCGGTTCCCAGGAGCCATGTGCGACACTGCCGCTATGGTCTACCTTCCgctccttgaggaggtgggtACTCGCCCCAGCGCAAAGTACGTCCGCGGGCCGGAGATTCTCGCGCACGCCCAACGCATTGCCAAGCACTACGGGCTGTACGAACATGCTCTTTTCAGCACACATCTCGAGAGCCTCACttgggaggaagagggccAGCAGTGGCGCGTCAAGACAAAGGAGGGCGACAACTTCACTGCTACCCATGTTGCGATGGGCACTGGTCCGCTCAACAAGCCCCACCTTCCGGGTGTGGAGGGATTGGAGAAGTTTAAGCGACCCGCTATGCACACGGCGCGCTGGGACTTTGAGGTGACGGGCGGTGGTTggaacgacgaggtcatggacaagctcaaggacaaACGCGTTGGCATCATCGGTACTGGTGCCACGGCTGTGCAGTGTATCCCGCAGCTTGGACGCGACTCGGGTGAACTGTTCGTGTTCCAGCGCACGGCTAGTGCCGTTGCCGTTCGTGGTAACCACGAGATCGACCCCGAGTGGTTCGCCAACCTCGAAAAGGGATGGCAGGCCAAGTGGCTCTCCAACTTTGTCACCCTTATGTCTACGGGCATTGCCGATGTTGACCACGTCCACGACGGGTGGACCGACAGTGTGAAGCGTATCACTGGACGCATGATTCAGGAGGCCGTTAAGAACGGCAAGAACCCAGCCGAGATGGGATTCGCCGACTACATCAAGGCGTACCATCTCTCTGATGACGAGTACACGACTGCTGTGCGAGCACGCACCGACGAAAtcgtcaaggacaagaagacGGCCGACGGACTCAAGGCCTGGTACCGCCAATACTGCAAACGGCCCTGCTTCCACGACGAGTACCTCGAGACGTTCAACCGGCCCACGGTCCACTTGGTGGACACGGACGGCCAGGGCGTCGAGCGTATCGACGAGACTGGCGTCTGGGCGAATGGCAAACACTACGAGCTCGATGTTCTGGTCTACGCCACTGGCTTCGagttctcgtcgtcgtacaCCAAGCGCTCGGCTCTCGAAGTATACGGCCGCAACGGTCTCGCACTCTCCGACGCATGGGGCGAGGGTATGAAGTCGTACCAGGGCATGCACGTCCGCGACTTCCCCAACCTCTTCATCGTCGGTATCTTCCAGGGCGCCTCGCTCATCAGCAACGTCACCAGCAATTTCACCGATGCTGGCTTGACGATTGCCGCCatgctcaagaaggagaaggaacTCGGTACAAAGGTCATCGAGACGTCTGTACAGGCGCAGGATGACTGGGTCAAGCTCATCCTCTCGAACACGAACAAGATCACCGGCGGACCAGAGTGCACGCCCGGCTACTACAACAATGAGGGAcacgaggagggcgaaaaggagcgcctcgacggcggACGGTACCCCCACGGCTCGCACAAGTACTTTGCGTACATTGATGACTGGCGCACCAACGGCCGGTTCGAGGGCATCGAGTTCGACGGCCAGGAGGTGGCTGTGGCCGCCTAA
- a CDS encoding uncharacterized protein (Polysaccharide biosynthesis protein) has protein sequence MLLAPMKGVALVTGAASGIGQATARAFIRAGVKRLTCADLQADKLDALKAEYANDDVDILAVSCNVADSGAVKAMVEATVERFGRLDYAVNCAGITGTPGRMAESSDQDWDKVIAVNQSGVFYCLREQLAVMKEQEPLEGASDERRAQRGAIVGIASIAGLVGVGGLPGYVASKHAVVGMAKAAASEYSAAGIRINNIAPGYIDTPMTQTAQVESDLAHMPPVPMQRAGRPEEIADVAVFLCSEGASFVTGATWAVDGGYTCL, from the exons ATGCTCCTCGCTCCCATGAAGggtgtcgcgctcgtcacCGGTGCCGCGTCCGGC ATCGGACAGGCCACCGCACGCGCATTCATCCGCGCCGGCGTGAAGCGCCTTACCTGCGCCGACCTGCAGGctgacaagctcgacgccctcaaggccgagtacgcgaacgacgacgtcgacattCTCGCCGTTTCGTGCAACGTGGCCGACTCGGGGGCCGTCAAGGCCATGGTCGAAGCTACCGTCGAGCGGTTCGGGCGCCTCGACTACGCGGTCAACTGCGCTGGCATCACCGGTACGCCGGGGCGTATGGCCGAGTCGTCGGACCAGGACTGGGACAAGGTCATTGCCGTCAACCAGAGCGGGGTGTTCTACTGCCTCCGCGAGCAGCTGGCTGTCATGAAGGAGCAAGAGCCTCTCGAGGG TGCGTCGGATGAGCGCCGCGCTCAGCGCGGTGCGATTGTTGGCATCGCGTCGATTGCGGGGCTGGTGGGTGTCGGCGGTCTTCCGGGTTACGTGGCTAGCAAGCATGCGGTGGTTGGCATGGCGAAGGCCGCGGCGTCCGAGTACAGCGCGGCTGGTATTCGCATCAACAACATTGCGCCCGGATACATTGACACGCCG atgACGCAGACGGCCCAGGTCGAGAGCGACCTCGCACACATGCCTCCCGTGCCCATGCAGCGTGCCGGGCGGCCCGAGGagatcgccgacgtcgccgtcttCCTGTGCAGCGAGGGTGCGTCGTTTGTCACTGGCGCAACGTGGGCTGTCGACGGCGGGTACACCTGCCTCTGA
- a CDS encoding uncharacterized protein (ADP-ribosylglycohydrolase): MTDLSIYDRALGAVLASAAGDALGAPYENDHGMQAALAAGEPVRFTSSEHWTEGEWTDDTAMAIPLLEACARGLDVGTEAGLNFVGARWLEWGTVGPEAGKGIGRQTLAVFDHVVSVQRAEQQGRQQRPLSATMAEQAAVVHAKHGRSAGNGSLMRVGPLAIGYLGAGDAPRLANAARKQALTTHYEADASDAAVLWSLAIRHAILTGQTDLRAQLIYLPPDRRDLWAARIDAGEKGSFNDFYRLNNWVVAALQCAWIAIRVGNDVRTTLVAAVMGLGDTDTVAAIAGALAGAKYGASSVPPEWREKLHGWPGYTVADLERLVQETLRRQS, from the coding sequence ATGACCGACCTCAGCATCTACGACCGTGCACTCGGCGCCGTCCTAGCCTCTGCGGCTGGTGACGCACTCGGGGCGCCCTACGAAAACGACCATGGCATGCAAGCCGCCCTAGCTGCGGGAGAACCTGTACGCTTCACCTCGTCCGAGCACTGGACAGAGGGTGAATGGACAGACGACACGGCGATGGCAATCCCCCTACTGGAAGCGTGTGCTCGTGGACTCGACGTCGGAACCGAGGCTGGCCTCAACTTTGTTGGCGCCCGATGGTTGGAGTGGGGCACGGTCGGCCCAGAAGCGGGCAAGGGGATCGGGAGGCAGACGTTGGCCGTCTTCGACCACGTGGTCTCCGTCCAGCGCGCCGAACAGCAAGGCCGACAACAGCGGCCGCTGAGTGCGACCATGGCGGAGCAGGCGGCCGTCGTCCATGCCAAGCACGGGCGCAGCGCAGGTAATGGGAGTCTGATGCGAGTCGGGCCCCTTGCGATCGGATACCTCGGCGCAGGCGACGCCCCCCGACTCGCTAACGCTGCGAGGAAGCAAGCTCTGACCACGCATTACGAAGCGGACGCCAGCGACGCGGCCGTGCTCTGGTCCCTGGCCATCCGACACGCTATCCTCACGGGCCAAACCGACCTCCGAGCCCAGCTGATATACCTCCCTCCAGACCGGAGAGATCTGTGGGCTGCACGCATCGATGCGGGGGAGAAAGGCTCGTTCAACGACTTTTATCGCCTGAATAACTgggtcgtcgcggcgctACAGTGTGCGTGGATCGCCATACGCGTCGGAAACGACGTGCGCACAaccctcgtcgcggcggtcATGGGGCTCGGCGATACCGATACCGTCGCTGCCATTGCTGGAGCCCTCGCAGGAGCAAAGTATGGCGCCAGTAGCGTGCCGCCCGAATGGAGGGAGAAGCTCCATGGGTGGCCGGGATACACTGTCGCAGACCTGGAACGCCTCGTACAAGAAACGCTCAGGCGACAGTCGTGA
- a CDS encoding uncharacterized protein (short chain dehydrogenase): MSSEKYIIITGGTSGMGLEAARILAADPTLHITVTGRTSPGDLPSNVEFVKCDLADLEAVRAFCASWTKPLSAVILNAGVMMVALSHVGELETTFAINHVGNAALFFGIKSHLLPDARVIVVSSELHSTEVRAGPHWTSAAEVAVANVPEMEGGMVRYANSKLANMFFSHALSRRAPEGWTVIAWTPGFVPSGGTQLFRDRGMLATVGMPILGAVLGLASWLGRPTPSLSTVPRSGKALAELVTGPEHKGEKGVYYQIENKGESSAQSRDIALQDDLWDWTVRELGVDGTL; this comes from the exons atgtcctccGAAAAATACATAATCATCACGGGCGGGACGAGCGGCAtgggcctcgaggccgcgcgtatcctcgccgccgacccaACATTGCACATCACCGTTACGGGGCGG ACGTCCCCCGGCGACCTTCCTTCAAATGTCGAGTTCGTGAAATGCGACCTAGCAGACCTGGAGGCAGTACGCGCCTTCTGTGCTTCTTGGACGAAGCCGTTGAGCGCCGTCATCCTCAACGCGGGCGTGATGATGGTGGCCCTCTCGCACGTCGGTGAGCTCGAAACAACCTTTGCCATCAACCATGTCGGCAACGCGGCCTTGTTCTTCGGAATCAAgtcccacctcctccccgatGCGCGCGTCATCGTCGTGAGTTCCGAGCTGCATAGCACCGAAGTCCGCGCCGGTCCTCATTGGACatcggccgccgaggttgcGGTCGCAAACGTCCCCGAAATGGAAGGCGGGATGGTACGGTACGCCAACTCGAAGCTCGCCAACATGTTCTTCTCCCATGCGCTTTCGCGGCGCGCACCCGAGGGATGGACCGTTATTGCATGGACGCCCGGCTTCGTGCCGTCGGGCGGAACACAGCTTTTCCGGGATCGCGGCATGCTTGCCACAGTGGGCATGCCTATCCTAGGAGCGGTTCTAGGCCTGGCAAGTTGGCTGGGACGCCCAACACCGTCGCTGTCCACTGTTCCGCGTAGTGGCAAGGcactcgccgagctcgttACGGGTCCCGAGCATAAGGGCGAAAAGGGCGTGTACTACCAGATCGAGAACAAGGGGGAGTCGAGTGCCCAGAGTCGCGACATCGCTCTCCAGGATGACCTGTGGGATTGGACTGTGCGCGAGCTTGGGGTCGACGGTACCTTGTAG